One window of Dyadobacter sandarakinus genomic DNA carries:
- a CDS encoding DUF4174 domain-containing protein, with translation MKTLITWIMMMGTIADQPRQVLLFYNANGEQQWKSQLKVLEASKSGIDERDIKVVSISSAAQQEDQWKQWKVDRNQAFTFILVGRDGGEKLRSNDVVATRKLFGLVDAMPMRKSEMKDKDK, from the coding sequence ATGAAAACATTAATCACGTGGATCATGATGATGGGCACCATCGCCGACCAACCCAGGCAGGTTCTGCTGTTTTACAATGCAAATGGTGAGCAACAATGGAAATCGCAGCTGAAAGTGCTGGAAGCTTCCAAATCCGGTATAGACGAAAGGGACATCAAGGTTGTGTCCATCTCTTCCGCAGCCCAGCAGGAGGATCAATGGAAGCAATGGAAAGTGGATCGTAACCAGGCATTTACCTTCATTCTGGTAGGTCGTGACGGTGGCGAGAAACTGCGGTCCAATGATGTGGTAGCAACCAGAAAACTGTTTGGCCTCGTCGATGCGATGCCCATGCGGAAAAGTGAAATGAAAGACAAGGACAAGTAG
- a CDS encoding GH92 family glycosyl hydrolase — protein sequence MKLTKVFSTGLMILSMAVPARSQEFTKYVNPFIGTAPLTDPKILGYQLPDGWRSWAGLTFPGSSLPDAMVQLSPMTEYGSGAGYEYEDQVILGFTHTNKGHWNLCNIPVLPLSNPGQKFGSAFTHGRESASPGFYQVFLDDYRINVSLTSTLRAGFHRYEYQQSKDRQILFDLAKANNRVADWNIEQVGPRAIQGYQQTGEKIYFYATLNTPVQKLEKKEEGAKTGYAIVHLAEGGKGPVEMKIGISFVSTENARANLEKEIGNKTFETVRAEATRTWEQLLSSVQVKGGTARQKQMLYSSLYRSFLWPALRSDVNGEFTDAKNHVEKTGFRYYTEPSLWDTYRNKDVLLGLITPDVTLDVIKSMKDVGDKKGFIPTFFHGDHGASSIAGAYLRGITDFDIKGTYQILLKNANVPGGARPHIAEYIQKGYILDPDIPDPQVETKANAGVSKTLEYAYDDYSVAQLARVLGDTANYRIMMQRSRNYRNMFDPGTRFMRGRLANGDWIKPFNPQYPYYEYMYREANAWQVSFFAPHDMPGLIQLYGGPQGFESKLDSLFTVPWNPTYIARNVETMIGQYCHGNQPDHEAPFAYHFIGKPEKSQKVLDYILNNLYGIGDEGLALCGMDDAGEMSAWYVFSALGLYPFSATDPEYIVTAPLFDEVKWKTSTGKMLTIRKPGKGRNLTAIKVNGKQTEGYFVPHDLFLRGGDIEITTR from the coding sequence ATGAAGCTTACCAAAGTCTTTTCCACCGGATTGATGATCCTGAGCATGGCTGTTCCGGCCCGCAGCCAGGAGTTTACAAAGTACGTCAACCCATTTATCGGCACAGCGCCTCTTACCGATCCGAAAATACTGGGCTACCAGCTGCCCGACGGCTGGCGGTCGTGGGCCGGGCTGACATTCCCCGGGAGCTCACTTCCCGATGCAATGGTGCAGCTGAGCCCCATGACCGAGTATGGCTCGGGAGCAGGATATGAGTACGAAGACCAGGTCATTCTCGGTTTTACGCATACCAACAAAGGTCACTGGAACCTCTGCAACATTCCCGTCCTGCCGCTCTCCAATCCCGGGCAAAAGTTCGGTTCCGCGTTCACTCACGGGCGGGAAAGTGCGTCACCGGGTTTTTACCAGGTATTCCTAGATGATTACCGGATCAACGTGAGCCTCACATCAACCCTGCGCGCGGGTTTTCACCGGTATGAGTACCAGCAGTCAAAAGACCGTCAAATCCTGTTTGACCTCGCAAAAGCCAACAACCGTGTTGCTGACTGGAACATTGAGCAGGTGGGTCCCCGTGCGATTCAGGGATACCAGCAAACCGGTGAGAAAATCTATTTTTATGCTACGCTGAACACGCCTGTGCAGAAGCTCGAAAAAAAGGAAGAAGGTGCAAAAACCGGCTATGCCATCGTCCACTTGGCCGAAGGCGGCAAAGGACCCGTAGAGATGAAAATCGGGATATCCTTTGTCAGTACCGAAAATGCCAGAGCGAACCTTGAAAAGGAGATCGGGAATAAAACCTTCGAAACCGTGCGCGCAGAAGCTACACGTACATGGGAACAACTGCTCTCGTCCGTGCAGGTCAAAGGCGGCACCGCCAGGCAGAAGCAGATGCTTTATTCGTCTCTGTACCGGTCATTCCTGTGGCCTGCCCTGCGCAGCGACGTAAATGGTGAGTTTACCGATGCAAAGAATCATGTGGAAAAAACAGGCTTCCGGTACTACACGGAGCCGTCGCTGTGGGATACTTACCGCAATAAAGATGTACTGCTGGGGCTGATCACGCCGGACGTGACCCTGGACGTGATTAAATCAATGAAGGATGTAGGCGATAAAAAAGGCTTCATTCCCACGTTTTTTCATGGTGATCATGGCGCATCGTCCATTGCCGGGGCTTACCTGCGGGGCATTACCGATTTTGATATCAAAGGCACTTACCAGATCCTGCTGAAAAATGCAAACGTACCGGGCGGCGCCCGGCCGCACATTGCCGAGTACATTCAGAAAGGATACATTTTAGACCCGGACATTCCTGACCCGCAGGTGGAAACCAAGGCCAATGCGGGTGTTTCGAAAACACTGGAATATGCATACGACGACTACTCGGTGGCACAGCTTGCCAGGGTGCTGGGCGATACGGCCAATTACAGGATAATGATGCAGCGATCCCGGAATTACCGGAACATGTTTGATCCCGGCACAAGGTTTATGCGCGGCAGACTGGCAAATGGTGACTGGATCAAGCCGTTTAATCCGCAGTACCCTTACTACGAATACATGTACCGGGAGGCCAATGCCTGGCAGGTGTCGTTTTTTGCGCCGCATGATATGCCAGGCCTGATCCAGCTCTATGGTGGCCCGCAGGGTTTTGAGTCCAAGCTCGACTCCCTTTTCACCGTACCCTGGAACCCCACCTATATTGCCCGCAATGTGGAAACGATGATTGGTCAGTACTGCCATGGCAACCAGCCCGATCATGAAGCACCTTTTGCATACCATTTTATAGGAAAACCGGAAAAGTCGCAGAAAGTGCTCGACTATATCCTGAATAACCTTTACGGGATAGGTGATGAGGGCCTGGCGCTCTGCGGTATGGATGATGCGGGTGAAATGTCGGCCTGGTACGTGTTTTCAGCCCTCGGACTTTATCCGTTTTCAGCCACGGATCCCGAGTACATTGTTACTGCACCTCTTTTTGATGAAGTAAAATGGAAAACAAGCACAGGAAAAATGCTGACCATCAGAAAACCCGGCAAAGGCAGAAACCTGACGGCCATCAAAGTGAATGGTAAGCAGACCGAAGGCTACTTTGTACCGCATGACCTGTTCCTGCGCGGAGGTGATATTGAGATTACGACCCGGTAA
- a CDS encoding DUF808 domain-containing protein — protein MASGFFAVLDDIAALMDDVALATKVATRKTAGILGDDLAVNAEKATGFLAERELPILWAITKGSLLNKLIIVPIALLLNVFFPIAITYILILGGCYLAYEGAEKIIEFITKPKKKTQEGIKESTPEPSGTDQEKDKVKSAITTDFILSVEIVIIALGAVAGEETMTQIVTVSTVALLATIGVYGIVALIVRMDDAGYKLIRRSDDQGLLSKVGHLLVGALPVIIRILGVVGTLALLLVAGGIFVHNIEYLHHWMPGIPATVKEFGIGLVVGLVVAGLMHVVKSLTGSSGHAH, from the coding sequence ATGGCGTCGGGTTTTTTTGCAGTTCTGGATGATATAGCTGCATTGATGGATGATGTTGCATTGGCAACAAAGGTAGCCACGCGTAAAACTGCGGGCATTTTAGGTGACGATCTGGCGGTGAATGCCGAGAAAGCCACGGGCTTTCTGGCTGAGCGGGAGCTGCCCATACTCTGGGCAATCACCAAAGGTTCACTGCTCAACAAGCTGATCATTGTGCCCATTGCGCTGCTGCTGAACGTTTTTTTTCCTATCGCCATCACGTATATCCTGATCCTGGGTGGCTGCTACCTTGCCTATGAAGGGGCAGAAAAGATCATTGAATTTATCACTAAACCGAAAAAGAAGACGCAGGAAGGCATTAAGGAAAGTACACCCGAGCCCTCAGGCACCGATCAGGAAAAGGATAAAGTAAAATCGGCCATCACCACGGACTTTATCCTATCCGTTGAAATTGTCATTATTGCCCTGGGCGCGGTAGCCGGGGAAGAAACCATGACCCAGATTGTAACCGTATCAACGGTCGCACTGCTGGCAACCATCGGAGTGTACGGCATTGTTGCTTTGATCGTACGGATGGACGATGCGGGCTACAAGCTGATCCGGCGCTCGGATGATCAGGGCTTACTCTCCAAAGTCGGCCATTTGCTGGTGGGCGCCCTGCCGGTCATCATTCGGATCCTGGGCGTAGTAGGTACACTTGCCTTACTGCTTGTAGCAGGGGGCATATTTGTCCATAACATTGAATACCTGCACCACTGGATGCCAGGCATTCCTGCCACTGTCAAGGAATTTGGGATCGGGCTGGTTGTAGGGTTGGTCGTCGCAGGACTGATGCATGTTGTCAAGTCACTCACGGGCTCTTCCGGGCATGCTCACTGA
- a CDS encoding phosphocholine-specific phospholipase C has product MDSRRDFLKKAALLTGTGALSDMLPPVIQKALAINPEPGSTFYDAEHVVFLMLENRSFDHQLGTLRGVRGYNDPRAIDLPDKKKVWFQSNEAGETYAPFHLDVKDTKVAWMGSVPHGWSDQTDAMNQGKYDRWLDVKKPGRKEYAHIPLTMGYCNRDDFPFYYSLADAFTVCDHNFCSSITGTHPNRYYWMSGTVREQNQPDALAHLWNNSNYVYPELDWKTYPERLEENGIAWKIYQNEITMGYGLQSEESSWLSNFGTNVLEYFKAYHVRFHEGGIANLQAKKEAALALIADLEKQPAEEAVNKKLAAARKLLTHIETAQAKFNQDSFNALSQKHKNLNTNAFTTNINDPDFHTLTAMQYDDHSTERMLNVPKGDVFHQFREDVEQGKLPAVSWLMPPARFSDHPGEPWFGPWYVSEVMEILLKNPEVWKKTIFILTYDENDGYFDHVPPFTVPNPYQENSGKVSAGIDPKMDFATRSQQTNPSMNESRLREGPIGLGYRVPMIIASPWTRGGFVNSEVFDHTSSLQFLENFIEKKFNKKVREENITQWRRTICGDLTSVFRPYHGEKIEEPAFLNKTDFIEGIHQAQFRQAPDNFRPLTAGEVLEISKDPRRSPVFPKQEAGVRPACALPYELYSNLHFDKAANRVKLSFKAGNAVFGRRSGGSPFRVYALIPYRQETLRSWNYTVAAGDELHDDWEINDFENKAYHLRVYGPNGFYREFTGDLTNPLLRISCSYEGRRTGLTGNVVVGIENLDLRSHEVIIADNSYHSGVQNKKIAAGGKVSIVLDLAKNFNWYDFSVKVADRPAFEERFAGHVETGAVTKSDPLMGGLV; this is encoded by the coding sequence ATGGATTCAAGAAGAGATTTTCTTAAAAAGGCAGCGCTGCTGACGGGTACCGGTGCCCTGTCGGACATGCTGCCGCCGGTGATTCAGAAAGCACTGGCCATCAACCCTGAGCCGGGAAGCACTTTTTACGATGCCGAGCATGTCGTTTTTCTGATGCTCGAAAATCGCTCGTTTGATCATCAGCTGGGTACCCTGAGGGGCGTGAGGGGCTATAATGATCCGCGAGCCATTGATCTTCCTGACAAAAAGAAGGTATGGTTCCAGTCCAATGAGGCCGGTGAAACCTATGCGCCTTTTCACCTGGATGTAAAAGACACGAAGGTTGCCTGGATGGGCTCCGTGCCGCACGGCTGGTCTGACCAGACGGATGCCATGAACCAGGGAAAATACGACCGGTGGCTGGACGTTAAAAAGCCCGGCAGGAAAGAGTACGCGCACATTCCGCTGACGATGGGATATTGCAACCGCGATGATTTCCCATTTTACTATTCGCTGGCGGACGCCTTTACGGTGTGTGATCATAATTTTTGTTCAAGCATCACCGGCACGCACCCAAACCGGTATTACTGGATGTCGGGGACCGTACGGGAGCAAAATCAGCCCGACGCCCTCGCCCACCTCTGGAACAACAGCAACTACGTGTATCCCGAGCTCGACTGGAAAACCTACCCCGAGCGGCTTGAAGAAAATGGTATCGCCTGGAAAATTTACCAGAATGAAATTACCATGGGTTATGGCCTGCAAAGTGAGGAAAGCAGCTGGCTGAGCAACTTCGGCACCAATGTGCTGGAATATTTCAAAGCGTACCACGTACGCTTTCACGAGGGTGGAATCGCCAACCTGCAAGCAAAGAAAGAAGCAGCGCTGGCCCTGATCGCTGATCTTGAAAAACAACCCGCAGAAGAGGCTGTAAACAAAAAGCTTGCTGCAGCCCGCAAGCTGCTCACGCACATCGAGACTGCTCAGGCGAAGTTTAACCAGGACTCTTTCAATGCGCTTTCGCAAAAGCACAAGAATTTAAATACCAACGCATTTACCACCAATATCAACGATCCGGATTTCCATACACTTACGGCCATGCAATACGACGACCATAGCACGGAGCGTATGCTGAACGTTCCCAAAGGCGATGTGTTCCATCAGTTCCGGGAAGATGTGGAGCAGGGAAAATTGCCCGCAGTATCCTGGCTGATGCCGCCTGCACGCTTCTCAGACCACCCCGGCGAGCCCTGGTTCGGGCCTTGGTATGTGAGTGAGGTAATGGAAATTCTGCTCAAAAATCCGGAGGTCTGGAAAAAAACCATTTTCATCCTGACCTATGACGAAAATGACGGCTACTTTGACCACGTTCCTCCTTTTACGGTACCTAATCCGTATCAGGAAAACTCGGGCAAAGTGTCTGCAGGCATTGATCCCAAAATGGATTTTGCCACCCGGAGCCAGCAAACCAACCCGTCCATGAATGAAAGCAGGCTCCGTGAAGGCCCGATCGGGCTGGGCTATCGGGTACCGATGATCATTGCATCACCCTGGACGCGCGGAGGGTTTGTCAATTCCGAAGTGTTTGACCACACATCCTCGCTGCAATTCCTCGAAAATTTCATTGAGAAGAAGTTTAATAAAAAAGTCAGGGAAGAAAATATTACCCAGTGGCGCCGTACGATCTGCGGAGACCTTACGTCCGTTTTCCGTCCATACCATGGTGAAAAAATTGAGGAGCCTGCATTTCTTAACAAAACTGATTTCATAGAAGGCATTCACCAGGCGCAGTTCAGGCAGGCCCCCGACAATTTCAGGCCGCTGACGGCTGGGGAAGTACTTGAAATCAGTAAAGATCCGCGCCGGTCGCCGGTATTTCCGAAACAGGAAGCAGGCGTGCGCCCGGCCTGTGCCCTGCCCTACGAGCTTTATTCCAACCTCCATTTCGATAAGGCGGCAAATCGCGTAAAGCTTTCGTTTAAAGCCGGCAATGCAGTTTTCGGACGACGGTCGGGCGGGTCACCGTTCAGGGTCTATGCGCTCATTCCGTACCGGCAGGAAACTTTACGATCGTGGAACTACACGGTTGCTGCGGGAGACGAGCTGCATGATGATTGGGAGATCAATGATTTTGAGAATAAGGCGTATCACCTGCGTGTTTACGGGCCCAATGGTTTTTACCGCGAGTTTACGGGCGACCTGACCAACCCTTTGCTCCGCATCAGCTGCTCCTATGAAGGCAGGCGTACCGGGCTCACCGGCAATGTTGTTGTGGGCATAGAGAATCTCGACTTACGGTCTCACGAAGTTATTATTGCCGACAACAGCTATCATTCGGGGGTGCAGAACAAAAAAATTGCTGCGGGCGGAAAAGTCAGTATTGTGCTGGATCTGGCAAAGAATTTTAACTGGTACGATTTCAGCGTGAAGGTAGCGGATAGGCCAGCGTTTGAAGAGCGTTTTGCCGGTCACGTTGAGACAGGTGCGGTTACCAAATCGGATCCGCTGATGGGCGGCCTGGTATAA
- a CDS encoding manganese catalase family protein: MILKMDRLPIELPTPSNPSPNDAAAIQELLGGKFGEMSTLMNYTFQSFNFRGRKRLRPFYDLTASIAGEEYSHIEVVSYAINLLLTGTTKRGFDPEPAPLKDSIDARLSRHFISSGQASLPMDSMGDWWTGQNVFSSGNLRLDLLHNFFLECGARANKMRVYEMVTDPTAREMVGFLLVRGGLHVVAYARALEILTGVAVTKLVPVPDLSNKAFPETRKYEENGLHRKLYTFSKDDYQKAGLVFNGPHPEDGLPLEVVFGSPEGYPMPDLDEEPQLNSPGEVGIDPEMFADIAKKLGIKI, translated from the coding sequence ATGATTTTAAAAATGGACAGGCTGCCGATCGAGCTGCCAACACCCAGCAATCCATCCCCAAATGACGCCGCTGCTATCCAGGAGCTGCTTGGCGGTAAGTTCGGAGAGATGTCGACGCTGATGAACTACACTTTTCAGTCGTTCAATTTCAGGGGACGCAAGCGTTTACGGCCATTTTATGACCTTACTGCCAGTATTGCGGGTGAAGAGTACAGCCACATTGAGGTGGTATCGTATGCCATCAACCTGCTGCTGACGGGTACTACCAAACGGGGGTTTGATCCGGAACCTGCTCCATTGAAAGACAGCATCGATGCACGCCTCTCGCGCCATTTCATTTCCAGCGGACAGGCTTCGCTCCCAATGGATTCCATGGGAGACTGGTGGACGGGCCAGAATGTGTTCAGCAGCGGCAATCTCAGACTTGACCTTCTTCATAACTTTTTTCTTGAATGCGGTGCGCGTGCCAACAAAATGCGGGTGTACGAAATGGTTACAGATCCGACGGCGCGTGAAATGGTAGGTTTTCTGCTGGTAAGGGGTGGTTTGCACGTAGTGGCTTATGCCAGGGCACTGGAAATACTTACAGGCGTGGCGGTAACCAAGCTTGTACCCGTACCTGACCTGAGCAACAAGGCATTTCCCGAAACCCGGAAATATGAAGAAAATGGCCTTCACCGGAAGCTTTATACATTCAGCAAGGACGATTACCAGAAAGCAGGACTTGTATTCAATGGCCCCCACCCGGAAGATGGTCTTCCACTGGAAGTGGTATTTGGCTCACCCGAAGGCTATCCTATGCCCGACCTGGACGAAGAGCCCCAACTGAACTCACCCGGAGAAGTGGGTATAGATCCGGAAATGTTCGCCGACATTGCGAAAAAACTGGGCATTAAGATATAG
- a CDS encoding ATP-binding protein yields the protein MAEVENDEQFLSGGGQMGALIRSMDWSKTALGPVHQWPQSLRTSVSLCLSSTFPILIAWGPELIQIYNDAYRPICGAKHPESMGQNFKICWETALPVVGAAFDRGLAGEGTYIKDQQMLLDRNGYMEEAFMTFSFSPIRDESGNVGGIFHPITETTEQILSARRTQVVRDLAVHTSNAKTFDGISTLLAGVHDRFCYDVPFVQVYELDPASQVASLKVSAGIAGENLNFPTVDLSQPIAESWPLSLDVPDNLPVEVSGLSGRYGSFACGPFEEAPHTALIFPISICGGKEHYGFLVAGVSSGRALDQEYQNFFALFANTISAAFSNVDAYQQQQKRAQQLAEIDKAKTTFFSNVSHEFRTPLTLILGPLQQMRDEPHARLQLINNNLDSIYRNAGRLLKLVNNLLDFSRMEAGRVKASYQLVELGALTADLASNFRSVVESAGMQLIIEVREVTSEVYADVDMWEKIVLNLLSNAFKYTLQGSITVRIGQDDTHAILEVTDTGVGIPEEELPHMFERFHRIENTPGRTHEGTGIGLSLVSELVGLHFGSIAVASRFGSGSTFTVSIPLGRAHLPADQIISGSTRSAASSQQETFIREAMSLLDHPETAEPEVVEVSATSENEALIEVQKTISVLVVDDNADMRGYLGKLLSPYFTVDFASNGQDALGKITGKVPDLVISDVMMPVMDGRQLLGTLRQMSGPRIPVIILSARAGEESRIEGLQWGADDYLVKPFSAKELLTKVSSVIKINQVARKAETELREIFQRAPVAIGIFKGNQLVIEVANAMLLSYWNKYADEVVGRPFAEVFSDAGSESFGAIARDVFESGERKILREYPLPVAREGGPTRIYTNVVVEPVHDITGLITAVMLVANDVTELITALDLVRESEQRFRLLANSIPQLVWRIDAIGGEHFYNEFTYTFSGLSPDLLQAQGLILLMHPEDRPGNELAWQNAFISGEDFVYEHRFLRHDGQYRWHLSRGVAQRSASGMVENWIGASTDIHDQKTLEEVLEQRVALRTAELENINEQITKTNRELEQFAHVTSHDLQEPLRKIQVFSGMVRDQLSDQDRVSQDFIRRIIASSERMSHLIKDLLDFARIGSTDLVYEKTDLNDILLSVQEDFEFMISDTQAEIKAAVLPVIDAVPLQMNQLFYNLMGNALKFARGRSHIEITCDQLSAEECGALGFLKLSAPYIRIIFRDQGIGFDQEFAERIFTIFQTLNNRKAFAGNGIGLSICKKVVENHSGVIIAKGERDVGAAFEIYLPVEHTR from the coding sequence ATGGCCGAAGTTGAAAACGACGAGCAGTTCCTGTCGGGCGGCGGGCAAATGGGTGCCCTCATACGTTCGATGGACTGGTCAAAAACGGCACTGGGCCCTGTGCACCAATGGCCGCAAAGTTTACGGACAAGCGTAAGTCTTTGCCTTTCATCTACCTTCCCGATCCTCATCGCCTGGGGACCCGAACTGATACAGATTTACAATGATGCTTACCGGCCGATCTGCGGTGCCAAACACCCCGAGTCTATGGGGCAGAACTTCAAGATATGCTGGGAAACAGCCCTGCCGGTAGTAGGAGCAGCCTTTGACCGGGGCCTCGCCGGTGAGGGTACTTATATCAAAGATCAGCAGATGCTTCTCGACCGGAACGGTTACATGGAGGAGGCCTTTATGACTTTTTCTTTTTCACCGATCCGCGACGAGTCGGGCAACGTGGGCGGGATTTTCCACCCGATCACCGAAACAACCGAGCAGATCCTCAGTGCCAGGCGCACACAGGTAGTCCGCGACCTTGCCGTGCATACGTCCAATGCAAAGACCTTTGACGGGATCAGTACTTTGCTGGCGGGCGTCCATGACCGCTTCTGCTATGATGTGCCTTTTGTGCAGGTATATGAGCTTGATCCGGCCAGCCAGGTGGCCAGCCTCAAAGTTTCCGCAGGTATTGCAGGTGAGAACCTGAATTTCCCTACCGTCGATCTCAGCCAGCCGATTGCTGAGAGCTGGCCGTTGTCGCTGGATGTGCCCGACAACCTGCCTGTGGAAGTAAGCGGTCTTTCCGGGCGCTACGGCAGCTTTGCCTGCGGCCCATTTGAAGAGGCTCCGCATACCGCACTGATTTTCCCGATCAGCATTTGCGGTGGTAAGGAGCATTATGGTTTCCTGGTTGCCGGTGTCAGCTCGGGCCGGGCGCTCGACCAGGAGTACCAGAACTTTTTTGCTTTATTTGCAAATACCATATCGGCTGCTTTTTCCAATGTAGATGCTTACCAGCAACAGCAAAAACGTGCGCAGCAGCTCGCTGAAATCGATAAGGCCAAGACGACTTTTTTCAGCAATGTAAGTCATGAATTCCGTACGCCCCTCACGCTGATCCTCGGACCCCTGCAGCAAATGCGCGACGAGCCCCATGCCAGGTTGCAACTGATCAACAACAATCTTGACTCCATTTACCGCAATGCCGGCCGGCTGCTGAAACTTGTCAATAACCTGCTCGATTTCAGCAGGATGGAGGCGGGGAGGGTAAAGGCTTCTTACCAGCTTGTGGAACTGGGTGCACTTACGGCGGATCTGGCATCCAATTTCCGCTCGGTCGTGGAAAGTGCAGGAATGCAGCTGATTATTGAAGTGCGCGAGGTTACGTCCGAGGTGTATGCAGATGTAGATATGTGGGAAAAGATCGTGCTGAACCTGCTTTCAAATGCATTTAAATATACCCTTCAGGGTAGCATCACCGTCCGCATCGGGCAGGATGATACCCATGCGATCCTGGAAGTGACCGATACGGGGGTAGGTATTCCGGAGGAGGAGCTGCCGCATATGTTTGAACGTTTTCACCGGATAGAAAATACGCCTGGCCGTACCCACGAAGGTACGGGCATTGGCCTCTCGCTGGTGTCGGAGCTGGTCGGTCTGCATTTCGGGTCGATCGCCGTCGCAAGCCGGTTTGGCAGCGGAAGTACCTTCACGGTTTCAATCCCGCTCGGGAGGGCGCACCTGCCGGCAGACCAGATTATCAGCGGGAGTACGAGATCAGCCGCATCATCGCAGCAGGAAACTTTTATCCGCGAAGCCATGAGCCTGCTCGACCATCCCGAAACCGCAGAGCCAGAAGTGGTAGAAGTATCAGCGACATCGGAGAATGAAGCCCTTATTGAAGTACAAAAGACTATTTCAGTTCTTGTTGTAGATGATAATGCAGACATGCGCGGATACCTGGGCAAGCTGTTATCGCCTTACTTCACCGTCGATTTTGCTTCCAATGGTCAGGATGCACTCGGCAAGATCACCGGCAAAGTGCCCGACCTGGTGATCAGCGATGTGATGATGCCGGTCATGGACGGTCGTCAGCTCCTGGGGACCCTCCGTCAAATGTCCGGCCCGCGCATCCCCGTCATCATCCTGTCTGCCAGGGCAGGGGAAGAGTCGCGGATTGAAGGCCTGCAATGGGGAGCGGACGATTACCTGGTAAAGCCATTTTCTGCCAAAGAGCTGCTGACCAAGGTAAGTTCAGTGATCAAGATCAACCAGGTGGCACGTAAGGCCGAGACGGAGCTCCGCGAGATTTTTCAGCGCGCCCCGGTTGCAATCGGTATTTTTAAAGGAAACCAGCTGGTGATTGAAGTAGCCAATGCCATGCTGCTGAGCTACTGGAACAAGTATGCGGACGAAGTAGTAGGCCGGCCATTTGCAGAGGTGTTCAGTGATGCGGGGAGCGAATCGTTTGGTGCGATCGCCCGCGATGTTTTTGAAAGCGGCGAACGGAAAATACTCAGGGAATATCCGCTGCCGGTAGCCCGCGAGGGTGGTCCGACCAGGATTTACACGAACGTAGTGGTAGAGCCCGTGCACGATATTACGGGCCTGATCACCGCTGTGATGCTGGTAGCCAATGATGTGACCGAGCTTATTACTGCCCTGGACCTGGTGCGCGAAAGCGAGCAGCGGTTCAGGTTGCTGGCCAACTCCATACCCCAGCTGGTGTGGCGCATTGATGCCATCGGCGGTGAACATTTTTATAACGAATTTACCTACACCTTTTCGGGCCTGTCACCGGATTTGCTGCAGGCGCAGGGCCTGATCCTGCTCATGCACCCGGAAGATCGTCCCGGGAACGAGCTTGCCTGGCAGAATGCCTTCATTTCGGGGGAGGATTTTGTTTACGAACATCGCTTTTTGCGGCACGATGGCCAGTATCGCTGGCACCTGAGCAGGGGAGTGGCGCAGCGCAGTGCATCGGGGATGGTCGAAAACTGGATCGGGGCGAGTACGGATATTCACGATCAGAAAACGCTGGAAGAGGTATTGGAACAGCGGGTGGCGCTGCGTACCGCTGAGCTGGAAAATATCAATGAGCAAATCACCAAAACCAACCGCGAGCTGGAACAGTTTGCGCACGTGACCAGCCACGACTTACAGGAGCCCCTCCGCAAAATCCAGGTTTTTTCGGGTATGGTCAGGGACCAGCTGTCGGATCAGGACCGGGTATCGCAGGATTTTATCCGGCGGATCATCGCTTCATCCGAGCGCATGTCGCACCTGATCAAGGATCTGCTTGATTTTGCAAGAATCGGTAGTACCGATTTGGTTTACGAAAAGACCGACCTGAACGATATCCTGTTGAGTGTACAGGAAGATTTTGAATTCATGATCAGCGATACGCAGGCGGAAATTAAGGCAGCGGTGCTTCCCGTCATTGATGCAGTTCCTTTGCAGATGAACCAGCTTTTTTACAATCTGATGGGCAATGCATTGAAGTTTGCACGGGGCAGGTCTCATATCGAGATTACGTGTGATCAGCTTTCGGCCGAAGAATGCGGAGCACTTGGCTTTCTCAAATTGTCTGCACCCTATATCCGTATTATTTTCAGGGACCAGGGTATCGGGTTTGACCAGGAATTTGCCGAGCGCATTTTTACCATTTTTCAAACACTCAATAACCGGAAAGCCTTTGCCGGGAATGGGATCGGCTTGTCGATCTGTAAAAAAGTAGTAGAAAACCATTCAGGCGTAATCATCGCCAAAGGCGAGCGCGATGTTGGTGCAGCATTCGAGATTTACCTGCCTGTGGAGCACACGCGTTAA